AAAGCTTTTCAGAAGTTAAATATAAATATCGATTCTCTATCACTTCGAGAATTGTATGCGATTATTGAAGAAAATCCTGGGCTATTAAGAAAACCCTTAATCCTTGATGAAAAAAGATTACAAGTAGGGTTTAATGAAGAAGAGATACGGAGCTTTTTGCCGCGTAATATGCGTGTATTCCAACTTGATGAAGTTTATAGCTTAATGGAAGAAGTTCAATAAAGTCCGTGACTCACCCAGATTAATATAGAAAAATTGTTATTGACTAAATTCTAAATATGTTTTAATATTATCTTGAATCCAAGATATATTAACTCAAGGTATTTAAATTGGAGGTGTAGATATGGATAGGAAATGTACAAACCAACCATTTTTGCTGTTAATGCAAACCTCAAAAGCCATTCAGGAACGAATAAGAGATGCAATGTCCAAAAATAAACTTAGTATTACAGAGTTTTCTGTATTAGAGGTACTTTTTTACCAAGGAAAACAAACTATTCAACAGATTGGAAATAGAATCCTGATCTCTAGCGGTTCGATGACGTATGTTATAGATAAACTTGAACAAAAAGGAAACATAAAAAGAAATGATTGTAGAGAAGACAGGCGGGTTATTCATGTAACCTTGACGGCTGAAGGAATGAAAATGATGGAAAACATCATGCCAAAGTATCAAGATATGGTTGATTCTTTTTTTGGAGATTTAACAGATGATGAATCACAGCTGTTGGTCAACTCTTTAAAAAAGGTCAGTAATAGAGTGTAATCGTATATTTTTTTACTTAATATCTCGAAATCGAGATAAATAAAAAACAGGAGGATATGTATAATGATAAGTATTGGATTATTAATGATTAGGTTAGTGATTGGTTTGTCGTTCATGGCTCACGGCGCACAGAAATTATTTGGCTGGTTTGGTGGATACGGCTTAAAGGGTACAGGCGGCTGGATGGAATCCCTCGGTTTGAAACCAGGTGTGATGATGGCCCTCATGGCAGGATTAGCAGAATTAATTGGGGGATTATTATTTACATTAGGACTTCTTACTCCCCTTGCAGCGATCATGATTGCAGCTACAATGGTAATGGCAATTGTAAAGGTTCATGCTCCTAATGGTTATTGGGCAACACAAAATGGATACGAACATAACCTGACATTAATAGCAGTGGTAATTGGATTAGCATTAATTGGGCCTGGGCAATATGCTTTGGATGCATTTTTATTCTAAATTATCTTGAATTAGAGAATCTTTATTTGAAATCATCATCAATAATATAATCAATTAATAGACATCATAATTTAAAAGGAGTGTTTCAAGTGAGTAAGAAAACAATGGGCATTCATCATATTACTGCTATTGTAGGCCATCCACAGGAGAATGTTGATTTTTATGCAGGTGTGTTAGGTTTGCGCTTAGTGAAACAAACGGTAAACTTTGATGACCCTGGCACATATCATCTCTATTTCGGAGATGGAGGAGGAAAACCGGGAACCATCATCACCTTCTTCCCTTGGGCTGGAGCTCGTCAAGGGACAATCGGTGACGGTCAAGTAGGAGTTACCTCATATGTAGTTCCTAAAGACGCCATGGGATTTTGGGAAAATAGATTAGAAAAGTTCAAAGTATCTTTTACAAAAATGGAACGATTCGGCGAGCAATATTTAGAATTTGATGATCCACACGGTCTTCACCTTGAAATTGTTGAAAGAGAAGAAGGAGAAGTAAATAATTGGAGCTTTAACGGGGTAACACCAGAAGTTGCCATCAAAGGTTTTGGCGGGGCAACTCTATTATCATCACAGCCTAATAAAACGGCAGATTTATTAGAAAATGTTATGGGCCTTGAACTCGTAGGTAAAGAAGGAGATTTCGCCCGTTACCGCTCTTCAGCTGATATCGGAAATGTCATTGACCTAAAATTATCGTCGATTGGGCGCGGAAGAATGGGTGTGGGAACTGTACATCATATCGCTTGGCGTGCTAGTGATGACCAGGATCAATTGGAATGGCAAAAGTATGTTGCAGCCAATGGTTATGGTGTCACTCCAGTACAGGATCGAAATTACTTTAATGCCATTTATTTTAGAGAACATGGTGAAATCCTATTTGAAATTGCAACAGATCCTCCAGGCTTTGCCCATGATGAATCCGTAGCGACAATGGGAGAAAAGTTAATGCTTCCTGCACAGTATGAACCACATAGAGAACAAATTGAGCGTGGATTGCTGCCATTTAAAGTAAGAGAATTAGACTGATTTTACGAAAGGGAATGATTTCTTTGCTTTCAATTGATCCAGCTTCATTGTCTGAAAGAGAAAATTATAAATTTCTAATCGGCAGTATTATTCCAAGACCGATAGCGTTTGTTACCACGCTTTCGAAGGATGGAATAATAAATGGCGCACCTTTTAGTTATTTTAATATTGTTTCCTCAAATCCTCCGATGATTTCGTTATCGATTCAGCGAAGAGAGGGGCAGCAAAAAGATACAGCGAGAAATATGATCGCGTCAAAAGAATTTGTGATTCACATCGTAGATGAACAAAATGTTGAAAAGATTAATCAAACAGCAGCAAGTCTACCTCCTCACCAAAGTGAAATAGAACTTGCTCAACTAACGCCAGTAGAAAGCGCGAAGATCTCTGTACCAGGTATAAAAGAAGCCAAAATTCGAATGGAATGCCTTTTAGAGCATTCCCTTGAATTAGGCGGAGTGGATTCACCAGGGTGTGATCTTTTAATAGGGAGAATTGTTCAGTTTCATATCGAAAAGGACATATACGATAAAGGAAGAATTGATCCTAGGGGATTAGCAGCTGTAAGCAGATTGGCTGGTACCAACTATGCAAAAATTGGCGAGCTGTTTTCCATCGAAAGACCTAAATAATAAATCCGAAAAATCCTGAGGTGAAACGGAGGAGAAACAATGCAAAAAACGTCAGGCATCCATCATATCACGGCGATGGTCAATGATGCCCAAAGGAATATCGACTTTTATGCTGGTGTGCTTGGTTTAAGGCTAATTAAAAAAACCATCAACTTTGATCGTCATGAAGTGTATCATCTTTATTTTGGAAATGAAACGGGCAACCCAGGAACGGTCATAACCTTCTTTCCTTGGGAAAAACAATTAAAAGGTCGCATTGGAACTGGTCAAGTAGGTGTAACAGGTTACCTTATTCCAAAGGGCTCCATTCCATTTTGGGAGAATCGGTTTAAAAAGTTCAATATTGAATATCGTTCATCCGTTCGATTTGGAGAAAAATATATCAAATTTAATGACCCAGACGGTTTGATGCTTGAACTAGTTGAAAGAGATGAAGGACCTATCAATCATTGGAGTATTGGCGGGGTTCAAGCAGAAAATGCGATTAAAGGGTTTAGCGGTGCGATTCTTTACTCTGCTCAGCCGCATAAAACAACAGATGTACTAGAAAATGTAATGGGATTAGAATGCATTGGTCAAGAAGGTGATTATCTAAGATTTAAGGCAGAAGGAATTCTTGGAAACACAGTGGATATTCAGCTGAATCCATCTGTCCGCGGTTTAATGGGTGCAGGTACTGTTCACCATATTGCTTGGAGGGCAAAGGATGAAGAAGATTTACTCAGCTGGAGATCACTTCTTCAAGACAAAGGATACTATCCAACGGAAATTCGAGATCGAAACTATTTTAAAGCAGTGTATTTTCATGAAGAAGGGGGCATCCTTTTCGAAATAGCTACCGACCCACCAGGCTTTTCGGTGGATGAACCGGTCGCTGAACTTGGGAAAAAATTAATGTTACCTTCTTGGCTAGAGTCAAAAAGAAAAGAATTAGAAGAAACCTTACCACCTGTAGAGGTTCAAGTTCTGGAGGGAGATAAATAATGAAACATATATTCAATAAGGGACAAAATCCAAAAAAGCCAACCTTTCTTATGCTGCATGGAACAGGAGGCAATGAATTAGACCTGCTGCCACTTGCAGGAATGATTGATGATGAGGCAAATGTCTTAAGTGTTCGCGGGAATGTATTAGAAAATGGAATGCCGCGATTTTTCCGCAGATTAGCAGAAGGTATCTTTGATGAGGAAGATCTAATTTTTCGAACAAAAGAATTAAACGAGTTTTTAGATGAAGCCGCTGAAAAGTATGATTTTGACCGCGATAATATTCTTGCTATAGGTTACTCAAATGGAGCAAATATTGCTGCTAGTTTATTATTTCACTATCAACATTCATTAAAGGGTGCAATTCTTCATCATCCAATGGTGCCGCGAAAAGGAATGGACTTACCTGATTTAACTGGGAAATCAGTATTTATTGCAGCTGGGACGAATGACCCGATTTGTTCTCCTATGGAATCTACAGAGCTTCAGTCTTTATTAGAAAAGGCAAAGGCGAAGGTGGAACTCCATTGGGAAAATAGAGGCCATCAATTAACTAGTCAAGAAGTAGAAGCAGCTTCAACTTGGTATCGACAACATTTTATTACTAAATAATATAACTTAAAGGGGAATAACGAAAATGTTAAAAAATGAAATTGGAGCAATTATTTTACGAATTACATTAGGAGCACTATTTTTTATTCATGGGGTTGTAAAGTTTCAAGGTGGAATTGAAAATATAGCAGGCTGGTTTGAAAGTCTTGGCTTACCAGGGGTTACCGCATATGGAGTGGCATTACTCGAAATTATTGGGGGTATCCTATTAATTATTGGATTGGCAACAAGACTAGTATCTGCATTGTTTGCATTATTAATGATTGGAGCAACATTAAAAGTAAAATTAGCAATTGGTTTATTAGGAAACGGTCAAATGGCAGGATATGAGTTAGATTTAGCATTTTTAGCTATAGCCATCTACCTAGCAATCAATGGAAGCAAGCTATTATCAGTTGGTCAAATGATTTTTCAAAAGGATTCAAATGAGTTAAAAAGAGCTGTTTAATAATGATGAATGAGATTTTTAAAAGAAAGAAATAATAGGTGGTGTTAAAAATGGGTTTCTTATCGAGATTATTTGGTAATACAACAGAAGAGGAGGCAGAAAAAATGACAAATGTAAAACTGGCAGTAATTTATTACAGCATGGGTGGAACAAACTATCAATTATCAAAATGGGCAGAAGAAGGTGCAAAAGAGGCAGGTGCTGAAGTAAAAGTATTAAAAGTACCTGAGCTTGCTCCGCAATCAGCTATCGAAGGGAATCCCGTTTGGAAAGCACATGTAGATGCAACAAAAGATGTGCCAGAAGTGAAATTAGAAGACCTAGAATGGGCAGATGCGATTATTTTCAGTGTTCCTACTCGCTTCGGTAACATGCCAGCACAAATGAAACAATTCCTAGATACAACTGGTGGTCTCTGGTTTAATGGAAAGCTAATGAATAAGGTTGTAAGTGCAATGACTTCCGCACAAAATCCTCACGGCGGTCAAGAGGCAACTATTTTATCACTTTATACATCCATGTATCATTGGGGTGCAATCGTTGCTGCTCCTGGTTATACTGATCCAGTAACATTCGGAGCTGGCGGTAACCCATATGGAACAAGTGTTACGGTTGGTCAGGACGGTAAAATGATTGAAGATGTTCAAGCAGCTGTAAAACATCAAGCGAAGCGTACAGTAACCGTTGCAGAATGGGTAAAAAAAGCAAACCAATAAGATCTTAAACAAACTAAAAAGCTAATCGAAGCC
This Neobacillus sp. YX16 DNA region includes the following protein-coding sequences:
- the spxA gene encoding transcriptional regulator SpxA, coding for MVTLYISPSCTSCRRAKAWFDEHHIPYKERNILSEKLTLDEIKNILHFTEEGTDEIISTKSKAFQKLNINIDSLSLRELYAIIEENPGLLRKPLILDEKRLQVGFNEEEIRSFLPRNMRVFQLDEVYSLMEEVQ
- a CDS encoding MarR family transcriptional regulator, with protein sequence MDRKCTNQPFLLLMQTSKAIQERIRDAMSKNKLSITEFSVLEVLFYQGKQTIQQIGNRILISSGSMTYVIDKLEQKGNIKRNDCREDRRVIHVTLTAEGMKMMENIMPKYQDMVDSFFGDLTDDESQLLVNSLKKVSNRV
- a CDS encoding DoxX family protein → MISIGLLMIRLVIGLSFMAHGAQKLFGWFGGYGLKGTGGWMESLGLKPGVMMALMAGLAELIGGLLFTLGLLTPLAAIMIAATMVMAIVKVHAPNGYWATQNGYEHNLTLIAVVIGLALIGPGQYALDAFLF
- a CDS encoding ring-cleaving dioxygenase, translated to MSKKTMGIHHITAIVGHPQENVDFYAGVLGLRLVKQTVNFDDPGTYHLYFGDGGGKPGTIITFFPWAGARQGTIGDGQVGVTSYVVPKDAMGFWENRLEKFKVSFTKMERFGEQYLEFDDPHGLHLEIVEREEGEVNNWSFNGVTPEVAIKGFGGATLLSSQPNKTADLLENVMGLELVGKEGDFARYRSSADIGNVIDLKLSSIGRGRMGVGTVHHIAWRASDDQDQLEWQKYVAANGYGVTPVQDRNYFNAIYFREHGEILFEIATDPPGFAHDESVATMGEKLMLPAQYEPHREQIERGLLPFKVRELD
- a CDS encoding flavin reductase family protein, with product MLSIDPASLSERENYKFLIGSIIPRPIAFVTTLSKDGIINGAPFSYFNIVSSNPPMISLSIQRREGQQKDTARNMIASKEFVIHIVDEQNVEKINQTAASLPPHQSEIELAQLTPVESAKISVPGIKEAKIRMECLLEHSLELGGVDSPGCDLLIGRIVQFHIEKDIYDKGRIDPRGLAAVSRLAGTNYAKIGELFSIERPK
- a CDS encoding ring-cleaving dioxygenase, which gives rise to MQKTSGIHHITAMVNDAQRNIDFYAGVLGLRLIKKTINFDRHEVYHLYFGNETGNPGTVITFFPWEKQLKGRIGTGQVGVTGYLIPKGSIPFWENRFKKFNIEYRSSVRFGEKYIKFNDPDGLMLELVERDEGPINHWSIGGVQAENAIKGFSGAILYSAQPHKTTDVLENVMGLECIGQEGDYLRFKAEGILGNTVDIQLNPSVRGLMGAGTVHHIAWRAKDEEDLLSWRSLLQDKGYYPTEIRDRNYFKAVYFHEEGGILFEIATDPPGFSVDEPVAELGKKLMLPSWLESKRKELEETLPPVEVQVLEGDK
- a CDS encoding alpha/beta hydrolase, coding for MKHIFNKGQNPKKPTFLMLHGTGGNELDLLPLAGMIDDEANVLSVRGNVLENGMPRFFRRLAEGIFDEEDLIFRTKELNEFLDEAAEKYDFDRDNILAIGYSNGANIAASLLFHYQHSLKGAILHHPMVPRKGMDLPDLTGKSVFIAAGTNDPICSPMESTELQSLLEKAKAKVELHWENRGHQLTSQEVEAASTWYRQHFITK
- a CDS encoding DoxX family protein, yielding MLKNEIGAIILRITLGALFFIHGVVKFQGGIENIAGWFESLGLPGVTAYGVALLEIIGGILLIIGLATRLVSALFALLMIGATLKVKLAIGLLGNGQMAGYELDLAFLAIAIYLAINGSKLLSVGQMIFQKDSNELKRAV
- the wrbA gene encoding NAD(P)H:quinone oxidoreductase, which gives rise to MGFLSRLFGNTTEEEAEKMTNVKLAVIYYSMGGTNYQLSKWAEEGAKEAGAEVKVLKVPELAPQSAIEGNPVWKAHVDATKDVPEVKLEDLEWADAIIFSVPTRFGNMPAQMKQFLDTTGGLWFNGKLMNKVVSAMTSAQNPHGGQEATILSLYTSMYHWGAIVAAPGYTDPVTFGAGGNPYGTSVTVGQDGKMIEDVQAAVKHQAKRTVTVAEWVKKANQ